The Scomber japonicus isolate fScoJap1 chromosome 9, fScoJap1.pri, whole genome shotgun sequence genome includes a region encoding these proteins:
- the LOC128364229 gene encoding beta-microseminoprotein-like yields the protein MHYFQPLTFTLSNLTSLTATMKYLALALLLCSLPSLSDAACYRKAVKLELGKPQTHCQDDVDKTWHPVGSTWRNSECMDCDCTECCSAYSTPRQFPDDCVSVFDSVACAYIVHKKDDPSVQCPIYAAVGK from the exons ATGCATTATTTTCAACCTCTTACCTTCACACTTTCAAATCTGACAAGTCTTACTGCAACCATG AAATACTTGGCTCTGGCTTTGCTGCTATGTTCTCTGCCTTCACTGTCAGATGCTGCCTGCTACAGAAAGGCTGTGAAATTGGAGTTAG GCAAGCCCCAGACCCACTGTCAGGATGATGTTGATAAAACATGGCATCCTGTAGGATCTACATGGAGAAACAGTGAATGTATGGACTGTGATTGCACCGAATGTTGCTCTGC GTATTCTACCCCCAGGCAGTTCCCTGAcgactgtgtgtcagtgtttgacTCAGTAGCATGTGCATACATAGTGCACAAGAAGGATGACCCCTCCGTGCAATGTCCAATTTATGCTGCAGTTGGGAAATAA